From the genome of Thermoflexus hugenholtzii, one region includes:
- a CDS encoding GAF domain-containing protein: protein MPGEEQLWEAWIRAAARAGHRLLYFRQDGALSGILQDLPGTTLVDAPQWSPNLRARLLDLLPREGPLTVGLWEDLQGLLSQPDPWAAWEILEALDWLRREAPVIWFTLIRGDPDTLPLFTPPVPLASFIVIPLTLPPDPLLLILALREEDPRLPPGLYRLVFDPEPRLEFLAHTSVKGLLPLFGILHRQRQRQHTLEQRMRLLAALAEGTRWLPDLPAFLNVLIRELVEHLEVDRGAIALREGPDRLRIVAEHRRIEGPSALGAVINLTDDPLSARVVQTRQPLVLNKIQDPALFGASAPLLQQLGIRSILIVPIPRGEEVLGNIGLDSVRVERPFGPQEVQLVQTIAEGVAGLIEGAQALERQQRLAQLLEALHRILRSALEVQNFEDFLHQVLAQAMEALESPIGVLWAAGRLSARGISSPVLESIEDTVRKEGLRITETLAVSDHRELPPSALRDALLQAGIRASLSVPIRAGERPIGVLGLASPTPRRWRPEEIALAEAIALEIGHTVERIRFVRHLRLLYRLADALSGFRDLHGALQPIFDLIRSELVAREVCLYLPVEEDPSTLACRIRSASGSRSVFPARMRRHAIPALEPIFQGQALWFTDPPGAPTPFPARSLALLPLKHKGEILGSLAIAWEKPTVFDVDTREFLFRVAALLTTGALNERLWRQLERRARELESLTESLQQALKLREQMIQNVSHELRTPLAILQGYIELMREEALGPLTSEQHEALEVMQERLNGLIRYVELLLTLQEIQAGARSLNILDLRELVREACRAYQSRLDPQRHALRVHLPDHPVWVMGEGERLLLTLTELLENAVKFSPAGGTIQVSLAVQGPEALLEVRDEGIGIPAEAISRVFEPFYQVNGGTTRKFGGMGIGLTVVKQVVEAHQGRVEIESAVGQGTRVLLRLPIVIP from the coding sequence ATGCCTGGAGAAGAGCAGCTATGGGAAGCCTGGATCCGCGCGGCCGCCCGCGCCGGGCATCGCCTGCTCTACTTCCGTCAGGACGGCGCGCTCAGCGGGATCCTGCAAGATCTGCCGGGGACCACCCTCGTGGACGCCCCACAGTGGAGCCCCAACCTGCGCGCCCGTCTCCTGGACCTGCTCCCCCGGGAAGGCCCCCTGACGGTGGGGCTATGGGAGGACCTGCAGGGCTTGCTGAGCCAACCGGACCCCTGGGCCGCCTGGGAGATCCTGGAGGCCCTGGATTGGCTCCGGCGGGAGGCTCCGGTGATCTGGTTCACCCTGATCCGAGGGGATCCGGATACGCTGCCGCTCTTCACCCCACCGGTGCCCCTGGCCTCCTTTATAGTGATCCCGCTCACCCTGCCGCCGGATCCTCTCCTGCTAATCCTGGCGCTCCGGGAGGAAGATCCGCGACTTCCTCCCGGCCTTTACCGGCTGGTCTTTGATCCCGAGCCCCGGCTGGAGTTCCTCGCGCACACCTCGGTGAAAGGGCTCCTCCCCTTGTTCGGGATACTGCATCGCCAGCGTCAGCGGCAACACACGCTGGAGCAGCGAATGCGCCTGCTCGCAGCCCTGGCCGAAGGGACGCGGTGGTTGCCGGATCTCCCGGCCTTCCTGAACGTTCTCATCCGGGAGCTGGTGGAGCACCTCGAGGTGGATCGGGGGGCCATCGCCCTCCGGGAGGGGCCGGATCGCCTGCGCATCGTCGCCGAGCACCGGCGGATCGAAGGCCCCTCGGCCCTGGGCGCCGTCATCAACCTGACCGACGATCCTCTCTCCGCCCGTGTCGTGCAGACGCGCCAGCCCCTCGTCCTCAACAAGATCCAGGATCCGGCCCTCTTCGGCGCCTCCGCCCCCCTGCTGCAGCAGCTTGGGATCCGCTCCATTTTGATCGTGCCCATCCCACGGGGGGAAGAGGTCCTCGGCAACATCGGCCTGGACAGCGTCCGCGTGGAGCGCCCGTTCGGGCCGCAGGAGGTCCAGCTGGTTCAAACCATCGCCGAAGGGGTCGCGGGCCTGATCGAAGGGGCGCAGGCCCTGGAGCGACAACAACGCCTGGCCCAGCTCCTCGAGGCCCTGCACCGGATCCTCCGCTCCGCCTTAGAGGTCCAGAACTTTGAGGACTTCCTCCATCAGGTCCTCGCGCAGGCCATGGAGGCCCTGGAGAGCCCCATCGGGGTCCTCTGGGCCGCGGGGAGGCTCAGCGCGCGCGGGATCTCATCCCCCGTCCTCGAGTCCATTGAGGACACCGTCCGAAAGGAGGGGCTCCGCATCACCGAGACCCTTGCAGTGTCGGATCACCGGGAGCTTCCTCCGTCTGCCCTGCGAGACGCCCTCTTGCAGGCGGGCATCCGGGCCTCCCTGAGCGTGCCGATCCGGGCCGGCGAGCGCCCAATCGGCGTCCTGGGCCTGGCCAGCCCGACCCCGCGCCGGTGGAGGCCGGAGGAGATCGCGCTCGCGGAGGCCATCGCGCTGGAGATCGGCCATACCGTTGAGCGCATCCGCTTTGTCCGCCATCTGCGCCTGCTCTATCGCCTGGCGGACGCCCTCAGCGGGTTCCGGGATCTGCATGGGGCGCTGCAGCCGATCTTTGATCTGATCCGGAGCGAGCTGGTGGCGCGTGAGGTGTGCCTGTATCTCCCCGTGGAAGAAGATCCCTCGACGCTGGCCTGCCGGATCCGCTCGGCCTCGGGATCACGATCCGTCTTCCCGGCCCGCATGCGCCGGCATGCCATCCCGGCCCTGGAGCCCATATTCCAGGGCCAGGCCCTCTGGTTCACCGATCCGCCCGGCGCCCCTACCCCCTTTCCCGCCCGATCGCTGGCGCTTCTTCCGTTGAAGCACAAGGGCGAGATCCTGGGGAGCCTGGCCATCGCCTGGGAGAAGCCGACGGTCTTCGATGTGGACACCCGGGAGTTCCTGTTCCGGGTAGCCGCCCTGCTGACCACGGGGGCGCTCAACGAGCGCCTGTGGCGGCAGCTGGAGCGTCGCGCCCGTGAGCTCGAAAGCCTCACGGAGTCCCTGCAACAGGCCCTGAAGCTCCGCGAGCAGATGATCCAGAACGTCTCCCATGAGCTGCGGACCCCCCTGGCGATCCTTCAGGGATACATCGAGCTCATGCGGGAGGAAGCTTTGGGCCCTCTGACGTCGGAGCAACATGAGGCGCTGGAGGTGATGCAGGAGCGGTTAAATGGGCTCATTCGGTATGTGGAGCTCCTCCTCACCCTTCAGGAGATCCAGGCCGGCGCGCGGTCGCTGAACATCCTGGATCTCCGGGAGCTGGTGCGGGAGGCATGCCGGGCGTATCAGAGCCGCCTCGATCCCCAACGCCATGCCCTCCGGGTTCACCTGCCGGATCATCCGGTCTGGGTGATGGGGGAAGGGGAGCGCCTGCTCCTGACCCTCACCGAGCTCCTGGAGAACGCGGTCAAATTCTCCCCGGCGGGGGGGACGATCCAGGTCTCCCTCGCCGTGCAGGGGCCGGAAGCCCTTCTGGAAGTGCGCGATGAGGGGATCGGCATCCCTGCCGAAGCCATCTCCCGGGTGTTTGAGCCCTTCTATCAGGTCAACGGGGGCACGACCCGGAAGTTCGGAGGGATGGGAATTGGGCTGACAGTGGTGAAGCAGGTCGTCGAGGCGCATCAGGGTCGCGTGGAGATCGAGAGCGCGGTCGGTCAGGGCACGCGCGTCCTCCTGCGCCTGCCCATCGTGATCCCATGA
- a CDS encoding immune inhibitor A domain-containing protein: protein MTRTGIIRWFFLALVLGGLCGRGGVPGPTPTPTIPATAPWGTPTPAGTPDATETLRALLQADPPVRDLRDLAVRYLGLPPDTPETACRPERDLPLGARRAFLASNNDTNETFTVTAVLREKTPHAYLWVEEGRTVDPADLRAAAEIFEQRTYPTVREFFGSEWTPGVDCDPHLFILHAGGLGGVAGYYASKDEFPRAVRTDSNEAEMFYINLDSVSVNSDFYHGVLAHEFQHMIHWYHDRNEETWLNEGASELAAFLSGYDVGGFESAFLGQPDTQLNTWGTQEEGNAEHYGAAFLFLEYFLERFGEEATRRLVAHPENGLEAVDAVLRERGAGEDADAFFLEWVAANFLDHAEPPSGPRYRALQLPEPRRAVRVNRLPQEIRDTVFPYATDYIELPAGRTLALSFRGSSVLPLVAASPFEGRRFWYAVRGDDSNPRLTRIVDLRGVPRATLRYRIWYDLEEGWDYAYVSVSTDGGQRWTMLRTPSGTDANPNHNNLGWGYTGVSGGGERPRWITETVDLTPYAGQVIRLRFEVVTDDAVNRPGVALDAIEIPEIGLRDGAEEEAGWEAEGWARVAPEVPVRFVLQVLRLRRDGEARVERLPLRPDGTGEGLVEAGPDRRVVLAISALARFTTEPAPYTLRIALPQIVGGWH, encoded by the coding sequence ATGACTCGAACGGGGATCATCCGCTGGTTCTTTCTGGCGCTGGTCCTGGGAGGGCTGTGCGGGCGCGGCGGGGTGCCCGGCCCAACCCCCACGCCGACGATCCCGGCGACCGCCCCCTGGGGGACCCCCACCCCTGCCGGGACCCCAGACGCCACGGAGACGCTCCGGGCGCTCCTGCAGGCAGACCCTCCGGTGCGGGACCTGCGGGATCTGGCGGTGCGGTATCTCGGCCTCCCGCCTGACACCCCGGAGACGGCCTGCCGGCCGGAGCGGGACCTTCCCCTCGGCGCCCGGCGAGCCTTCCTGGCCTCCAACAACGACACGAACGAGACCTTCACCGTCACGGCGGTCCTGCGGGAGAAGACCCCCCATGCGTATCTCTGGGTGGAGGAGGGGCGGACGGTGGACCCGGCGGATCTGCGGGCGGCCGCCGAGATCTTCGAGCAGCGGACCTACCCGACCGTCCGCGAATTCTTCGGGAGCGAATGGACGCCCGGCGTGGATTGCGATCCGCATCTCTTCATCCTCCACGCCGGCGGGCTGGGGGGCGTGGCGGGCTATTACGCCAGCAAGGATGAGTTCCCCAGGGCCGTGCGGACCGACTCCAACGAGGCGGAGATGTTCTACATCAACCTGGATAGCGTGTCTGTGAACTCCGACTTCTATCACGGGGTGCTGGCCCACGAGTTCCAGCACATGATCCACTGGTATCACGATCGCAACGAGGAGACCTGGCTGAACGAAGGGGCCTCGGAGCTGGCCGCCTTCCTCAGCGGCTACGATGTGGGCGGCTTCGAGAGCGCCTTCCTGGGTCAGCCCGACACCCAGCTGAACACCTGGGGGACTCAGGAGGAGGGGAACGCGGAGCACTACGGGGCCGCTTTTCTTTTCCTGGAATACTTCCTGGAGCGCTTCGGGGAGGAGGCCACGCGGCGTCTGGTGGCCCACCCGGAGAACGGCCTGGAGGCCGTGGACGCGGTGCTGCGCGAGCGGGGAGCGGGCGAGGACGCCGACGCCTTCTTTCTGGAATGGGTCGCGGCAAACTTCCTGGATCACGCTGAGCCCCCCTCGGGGCCGCGCTACCGGGCGTTGCAGCTTCCGGAGCCCCGGCGGGCCGTCCGGGTGAACCGCCTCCCGCAGGAGATCCGGGACACGGTGTTCCCTTACGCCACGGATTACATCGAGCTCCCGGCCGGGCGGACCCTGGCCCTTTCCTTCCGGGGCTCCTCCGTCCTCCCCCTGGTCGCCGCCTCCCCCTTCGAGGGCCGACGGTTCTGGTATGCGGTCCGGGGGGACGACAGCAACCCCCGCTTGACCCGCATCGTCGATCTGCGGGGAGTCCCACGGGCCACTCTGCGCTATCGCATCTGGTATGATCTGGAGGAGGGTTGGGATTACGCCTACGTCAGCGTCTCCACGGATGGAGGGCAGCGCTGGACGATGTTGCGCACGCCCTCGGGGACCGACGCGAACCCCAATCACAACAACCTGGGGTGGGGCTACACGGGGGTGAGCGGAGGAGGGGAGAGGCCGCGCTGGATCACCGAGACGGTGGATCTCACCCCCTACGCAGGGCAGGTGATCCGCCTGCGCTTCGAAGTGGTCACCGACGATGCGGTCAACCGCCCCGGGGTGGCCTTAGACGCCATCGAGATCCCGGAGATCGGGCTCCGGGATGGGGCCGAGGAGGAGGCCGGGTGGGAGGCCGAGGGCTGGGCCCGGGTCGCCCCGGAGGTCCCCGTGCGCTTCGTCCTCCAGGTCCTCCGCCTCCGGAGGGACGGGGAGGCCCGGGTGGAGCGGCTGCCCCTGCGGCCGGACGGGACCGGGGAGGGGCTCGTCGAGGCGGGGCCGGATCGCCGGGTGGTGCTGGCGATCTCGGCGCTGGCGCGGTTCACCACCGAGCCTGCGCCCTACACGTTGCGGATCGCCCTTCCGCAGATCGTGGGAGGCTGGCATTGA